A window of the Cellvibrio sp. pealriver genome harbors these coding sequences:
- a CDS encoding AraC family transcriptional regulator — MQLNQVVFNFHDVILLMTAMLCCFFALLLIATNPPKNISNYFLAAFLVAHAFIPLHELILWGAEFKLHVRNHLPQVYFIGSFAYYLDAVLLYFYVKSLVFRDFHLRRKDYLHLIPFALFAVFMVVAFYRFPSDVRQEWINTEAFVYSPGYIGMDLMVKVMRVAYCIAAFLLIFKYKDILKNTHSNIEKVDILWLKILVVGFTLVTCMEAFLALSKLVGLLAHYDFQHPDPDGNVIEYIGLSGYYALFFLVCTLVFTSMRYFSNFEAVKQKENKEPAKKTTQEKLLNPEYAAKIDSVMRSQKTYLNPELTLDMLADTLGIPAKDLSMIINRHFNLNFYEFVNGYRIEEAQKRLLDPANKEKTITDIYLEVGFNSKSVFNTFFKKLVGKTPSEYRQQPVDAAVAP, encoded by the coding sequence ATGCAACTTAACCAGGTCGTCTTTAACTTTCACGATGTCATCCTGTTGATGACCGCGATGCTGTGCTGCTTTTTTGCATTGCTGCTGATTGCGACCAACCCCCCAAAAAACATCAGCAACTATTTTCTGGCGGCCTTTCTGGTTGCCCACGCCTTTATTCCCTTGCATGAGCTGATCCTATGGGGAGCGGAGTTCAAGTTGCATGTGCGCAACCATTTGCCGCAGGTCTACTTCATTGGCTCCTTTGCTTATTATCTGGATGCGGTGTTGCTGTACTTTTATGTGAAGTCATTGGTGTTCCGTGATTTCCACCTCCGCCGCAAGGACTATTTGCACCTGATCCCGTTTGCGCTGTTCGCCGTGTTTATGGTGGTCGCGTTTTATCGCTTTCCGTCGGATGTGCGTCAGGAGTGGATCAACACTGAGGCGTTTGTGTACAGCCCGGGTTATATCGGTATGGATTTGATGGTGAAAGTCATGCGCGTGGCTTACTGTATCGCGGCGTTCCTGCTCATCTTCAAATACAAGGACATCCTCAAAAATACCCACTCCAATATCGAGAAGGTGGATATTCTCTGGCTTAAGATTCTGGTTGTCGGGTTCACACTGGTCACCTGTATGGAGGCCTTCCTTGCGTTGTCCAAACTGGTTGGCCTGCTTGCGCATTACGATTTCCAGCATCCAGACCCGGATGGCAATGTGATCGAATATATCGGCCTGAGTGGTTATTACGCGCTCTTTTTCCTGGTATGCACCTTGGTGTTTACCAGCATGCGCTACTTCAGCAACTTTGAAGCGGTCAAACAAAAAGAGAACAAAGAGCCGGCCAAAAAGACAACGCAAGAAAAGCTGCTTAACCCCGAATACGCCGCCAAGATCGACAGCGTGATGCGCTCGCAAAAAACCTATCTCAATCCGGAGCTCACACTGGATATGCTGGCCGATACCCTGGGTATTCCCGCCAAAGATTTATCCATGATTATCAATCGCCATTTCAATTTGAACTTCTATGAATTTGTAAATGGCTATCGCATTGAAGAGGCGCAAAAGCGTTTGCTAGATCCGGCGAATAAAGAGAAAACCATCACCGATATTTATCTGGAGGTGGGTTTTAACAGCAAGTCGGTTTTTAATACGTTTTTCAAAAAATTGGTCGGGAAGACCCCATCAGAGTATCGCCAACAGCCAGTGGATGCGGCAGTTGCACCTTAA